The Rosa chinensis cultivar Old Blush chromosome 7, RchiOBHm-V2, whole genome shotgun sequence DNA segment CATACCTGACCCATTTCCAAGTAAGTCGCAGCACGATTCAACAAGTACGAAATATCTTCATCATCTATCTCCATTGCCTTGGTATAGTGCTGAATAGCCGTGTCGAAATCCTTCTTCTTATAAGCCGCATTGCCAGCCTCCTTCTCCTTTAAAGCCTCAGCTTTCCTCTTCCTggcctccttctcctcctcccgCACTTCCATCGGCTCcggcttcttctcctccttcttctgcGGCTCAGCAGCGGCCTCCGCAGACCGCGTCCTCTCCGACGGAAAATCCGGCATATCGTCGTCCTCCGACGCGCCTCCCTGGAGCTTCACATTGAGCAAAACCCCTAGGGCTTGCATAACCCTCTGGTCCTTCAAATAAAGATTGAGATTGCTAGGGTTTTTCTGAATCTCCTGCATCATGTTCACGAAATCCGGCTGCTGCATAAAGGCCCGGGTACTCGGGTCGGCGGTGAGCTTGGCCCACATCTGAGGACCCGAGAACGCGTCGCCGAATAGGTTCGTCGGCGGCGGGGCTCGTGCCCGGGCGGCGCGGGCGGCGGCGGACTGACTCTCGGCCAAGCCCTCTTTAAGGGCGGCGTTGTTGGGATCAATCTCGAGGCCCTTCTTGTAAGCGGAAACGGCGTCGTCGAAGTGGCCGAGGCCGTGGTGGGCGGAGCCGAGGCGGCTGTAGCCTTTGACCCAGTCGGGCTTCAGCTCGACGGTCTTCTTGGCGTCGGAGAGGGCGTCGGAGTATTTGTGGAGGCTGGCGTAGGAGGCGGATCGGTTGGAGTAGAGGACGTGGTTGGTGGGAGCGAGGTTGATGGCTTCAGTGAAGTGGGTAATGGCGGCGGTGTAGTCGCCGGCCGAGTAGGCGGCGTTGCCCTTGGCTTTGGCTTCGTCGGCCATAGCTGATTGGGGGAATTGGGGAGAGAGGAATTGGAAAGGGTTGCGATATTTGCAGGGGGAGTTttggaagaaagagaaagaaggtgGGGGCAGATTTATAAGGATAAATATTTTTTTCGGGGGACCAGAGAGTTCTAGCGATTGTTGGGGTTTGGGGTTCTCGAACCTTCTTGCTTAGCCTTGGTCTATTGACTCCAAGTCTCCGATGCTTATGCTCCTTTCCTAGAAATTATACTCCTTAGGAAAGAAGGAATTGGGTACAGGGGGACTAGACTCGATACAATTTGAGTATGAGTTTGGCTCATTCGGTTTGTGTTTattctattaaaaaaataaaagtagtgTAATCAACTTCTAAAGTTCTTAAACAACTTGTGTATCTTATGAACCATTTAGAATATATTGGTGCTTTGACCGATTAATAATGATATACGCAGCATTACAACTTAGTTATAAAAATTAAGTGATAGGGTTTCGAGTTTATCATCTTCCTCGTTTTCTATAGAGTACATCGGTTGAGGCTATGACTTTGAGCGTAGCAGTAAAGGTTGCTTTGGCTAATTCTATAACGAGAAATCTCATATTTTGGGTGACAGTTTAGATCTTGATAGAATTTATCTTATTTACTATCGCCTCTCTCGTTCGAAAGGTTCGAACTCCTTATCTCCTACAAGAAAACTTGAGCATTGACACCAGACTATGAGttcttcactttctttaaaaCATTTTAAGTAGACACTCTATCTTGGCTTCTTaattattttagagagcatgtttagtttaaTCATTCAGTACATGCATTCAACATTTATGATGAGACCTAGTGAACTGCTCTGCGAGGGTTTATAGGAGTCTGACGCTCTTCCCTACACCTGCAGTCATTGATGGCTTCCTTCCTATTGGTTTGCCTAATAGTCCTTGTCCTTTGTTCTCTCTTAGTAGTTCCATCTCTTGGAGACGGCTTAGTAGTGGTTCCGTCACATAATCcctatttcttctcttcttcttaatttccaattatttttatttttattctcccTTCCTTCATCTTTTCTTCGTGTCAGACCTTCTtccccctctttttttttacctcCGTTTTAATAACCGATGAATATAGTTCAACTGCGGTTAAGATTTGGAAAAATCAGCCATAGTTAACTAATAGCCTGTAAACACGACAAgtgaatagtgcggtgtatgaacagtgattatTTTTCCGAAATaaggatgcatgcatttatttgcATATGttgttttgcttttgttttttgtgaACAAATTCTACGAAGTTTGTTTATGAAGCTGATGTACTTTggccttattattattatgttaTCATGGATTTTgactttattattaataaataatAGTCAATCTTTTTATCACTAACAATTAAGAATACACAACAGTTACTATCCGAGAGTTAAACACAAAATCTCATATCACtagactctttaaaaaaaaaaactcatgtcACTAGACTAAATGCTACTTGACATAACTATACCCTTTGTTATAATCTTCATATTTCTCATAAAAatcaaaaagtgaaaaattaATGTCACTAGATTAAATTCTACTTGGCATAACTATACCCTTTATTGGTAAAAATTGCAGGGGATGCTTAAAATCATTAAATCTTTAAGTTGGAGTGCATTGGACCTTAGTGACATTGGAGGAGTACTAGATGGAGTTCGATCTTTGCTAAAAGAGTTGGAGATAGTTTCGTGGAAACATTTCTGTAAGAGGCATAATAGAATTGCTCATAGACCTGACTAGAGAAGCCTTGCATGTGGTGGAAGCTATGTATTGTCAAGAAGTAGGACTCCATGGCTCCACGAGATTATTGTGGATGGAGAGTATCTTTCATTATGAGATGTTTCTCAATGGTTGTATTACTTTTGAGTTAATAAAAGTCagattttagatttttttttaaaaaaaaaaataacctaTACCCTTTGTTATCATTTTAGTATttctcataaaaaataaaaaaattaaaaaaagaagtcaAAGCTTACTAATGGAAGATAATCAGATATGATAAAGTTTTGGATTGGATTTTAATCAAAGTTAAAAAAGCCcggcccccttttttttttcctgacctgcaagtTATAAACAACTCGGCCCGTGCCTAGTTACCTGGTAAGGTTCATTCAATATTTGGTATATAAATAGAAGATATCATATCTGACATCTCAAATTTTTGTTGCCCTGTCTTGGATTTATTTTTTGATGAATTTTTCACTCTTGTGTTTTGCAATCTTCATGTTCAACCCATCCCAAGATCCACCCTAGAATATTCAAACCCCACGTACATAGACTTGAAGATCCAATcgctattattattattattattattattttgtgatGCACATAAAATTTTGGTTTGCATCACAATCCTACAGTCTtcatctttgttttgttttaatctttcttgttttttccCTTCAGGTATGGGGCTTGGGACTTGGGAGATGAGTTTTATGGAATTTGATCAAGCACATATATCATAGAGTCATGGTGATAACTAATGGCTTTGTTCCTGGGCCGGGGCAACGCGCGCATTATACAATCAGCAAAGACTATGATCGATATAGGTAACCCGGAATTAAACTAGACGCAGCCGTCTCGAGCTGTGAGAATTATGTTCGAAGCTATGAGTACCAATGTACCATCACTACCTGTGCCATCGATATCCACACAGCACGTTCTATCGAGTACGGACATTGTTGTGAATCACAGAGCTACTGGTCTTAAGCGTCTCGAGGACATAGACAAAGCTCTACGCCATGAACAAAGTCGATATATAAATACGTGTTTATGTCGAAATTAAGTTTACCCTCACTCTGTAGAGAAACTCCCATTGAGTGTTTCATGataatatctatactattattaagagaagaggatttgttagccaaaattgaaaattttgacagatttaactctaaaatattaaaaaaaatttattctcaaagaaatcacaagggtaaataggataattacaaaatatatttttattcagaaaattaaaaagaaatgatttcACAACCcctacttttctctcccactattttctctctgcaataactactcACTGAATCTATTTATTCtgcaaataatttttatttttttttacaattaaaatttttcttACACATGCAGAGTATGTGATTACAGACTAATATATTCTAAATGAAGTTGCTGAATCGGTTTAGTACAAACTCGACTTGATGAGAATTAGACCGGCCGAAATGCAGTGACCCAAGCCCAGCATAAATTGCTATGGGCACCCAACCCATTGggcacctaaaaaaaaaaagacgttTTACGGAGCATCACCTCAACAAAACGGTGCGGTTTGAAGTTTAATTAACAAGCGCACTGCCTTGTTGTTCTTGCGCAGCCCGCTTGAACACTAGGCagatctttctctttctcttctctccgtCACTCGCTGTTAATGGTGCGCAGACCACGAACCCGTCTCTACCGAGCAATTTGACGGCGCCTCCTCTCAAACTTAACCTCCACCGTGATCTGAAGCTTGTGGGTTTAGGTAAGATTCCAATTCCaccactcatttcatttcatttttgaaaatatCGAATATGGGTCGTCTCAATTCGTATAATTCATGCTTGTTTTCATTAGTTATATGATTATTGTATTGAACTAAGAAAGCAAAAACAAGCAtaacccacaaaaaaaaaaaaaaaaaatgacatggTTAGTGTGTAGTGACTGTGTGAGTGGTTTCTTAGGATTAATGTGCGGACGAAATTTTGGGATGCTTCTATGCCTTCATTTATGCTAAATGATCTTGGGTGAGCATGTATGAGGATATAGTATTGTAGTTTGAGTGAAGATGGATATATGTTCTGGAGGACCAGATAACTGTTTTTGGAGGGGTATCTGAAATGTTGTTGGCCATTGTGACCTTATTCTGAATCAGGATACTGAAATGAAGATACATCTGTGCTAATGAAATCAGTAGATTTTTTTCTGTAGGGATGATTCTGATTTATATTTGACTTATATCTTTCATGTCACTCTGATGCCTAACCAACTCTGCTAGACTGTTGGTAGTAATTTGAAGAAGCTATATTTTTGGAAGCTAAGTTGTGTACATGTTAAAGAATAAAGAGTGATCAGAACTGACATGGAAGCATCTCCTTATGGTCGTAGACTATATGAAATAGACTTGTATAATATGTATTTTGGAATGGACCTGGCAGATTATTCTTTAGATGCTTGATTGTCTGAATTGGTTGTATTGGTTGATTGTCAAAATAAGGAAAGtactttctttatttgattaTATCCTGCATCATTGATTTATGACCTTACTTGAAATGTGTTCTTAAACTCTTCAATTTAGTGATCATTTGATAAGTCTGATCATAACCTTCAATACATTCTCTGCGATCTCAAGTTCTGATGATGCAATTTAAGTTTTGGTTTGGATAATAATGATGCTTCTTATTCTTTTCAGGTGACAAATCATTAGCTTTAAATCCTAACTCATCTGAATGAAGTGTTGTGCAAATTAAGAGTATTAGTGTAGTCAAACCACAGTTTGTACTTGATGAATAATGCTTCAGCATCCAGTAGTTTAAGAGCAGCTTTCTCACACTGTGTGCAGCAAGTCCGAAATTATGATTACCATCACTACCTTTGCCTCCTTGAACTCCCCCATAACATGCGGAAGGCTGCATTTGCAGTCCGTGCCTTGAATGTTGAAACAGCTCGTGCAATGGATGTTGCTTCTGATCCCAGGATTGGTCTCATGCGTCTTGTCTGGTGGCAAGAAGCCATAGACAAAATCTATGCCAACAAGTCGATTGAGCACCCAACAGCACTAGCCCTCTTGTCAGTCGTCCATGAGAACAAAATTAGCAAGGGATGGTTGAAACGGTCTGTAGAAGCTCGCATCAATGATGCAAGAAAGGAGATTGGTGATGCCCCAGAAAAaattgaagacttggaaaaatATGCTGAAGACACCATGTCAACTAATCTTTACATGACACTACAAGCTGGTGGTATCAGGTCCACGGCAGCCGATCATGCAGCATCACATATTGGAAAAGCAAGTGGGCTTCTTCTGCTAATTAAGTCACTGCCATACCATGCTAACCGGAACCGCCACTTTTCTTATATCCCAACTGAAGTGGCAGCCAAGCATGGATTGTTGGTAAAACACGGCGGTCAAGCAGAGATCCTTTTAGACTCTCGTGAGAGCTTAAGTGAAGCTGTTTTTGAGATGGCATCAGTGGCTAATGTCCATTTGCAGAAGGCTCGTGATTTAGCCGGTACAGTACCTGCAGAAGCTCATCCTGTGCTGCTGCCAGCAGTGCCTGCCCAAGTTCTACTGGACTCCCTGAGGCGGGtgaattttgatgtttttgaCCCAAGGTTAGCACGAGGGATCCTAGGTACGCCTCCTTTATTGTATCAGTTGAAATTAAAGTGGCACTCTTGGAGAGGAAAATACTGAAAGGAATTTGCTTTTATTAGTTTGATACAAAATGACATTCTGTTTTCCATTCTTGAGTGCAAATCGAGAGTTATGTTGCGGATAAGTTTTTGCAGAAAGAAAAATAGCACGCTCATGAAACCCTGTTAACCAACCTTTTGAggtatttttagttttttttcttttaataaatggGACTGCGGAGCTTTGAACATTTAGCTCGTGCAAGTTATAAGTCCTCCCCGGTTCTTCTTTCTTGACCTTTGATCCTTATGTTCAGTCTTTCCTGCAGTTGGCTAGTCCAGGTTTCTTATCTATGAAAGTTTTGAGCTCACACAAGTATTATAAGCTAGTCATTTACTTGATCTTGGTCCATTACATCCTAAAGTATAGTTTATAGTAGATAGATATGTAGTGATTAAGAAAGATGTGGTTTATATCAGGACATAGGCGTTCGGTTTGTTGGTCATTGTCAATCTTGTCAATATCTTTCTTTTCAAACCAACGTAAGTATAACCAACGGTAGCTTTATCATTGAAAACAACCAATTACTTTGTCATGATAATCTCAGAAATCCTATCGCTTGTACTTGGTATTAATCGAACTTGGCTTTCTGGACCAATCATGTTTTCCTCCGTAGAATTCTGATAAAGTTGGAAATGAAAGCTTTCGAGTCACTTGAAATTATTTAGTCTATCAAAACAAGTGACCAACCTCTTTGCTATAAGTTATACTCTCCTGATTAATACATCTTTTGGCTTCATCCTACTAGCAAATAGCGTTGCGTTAACATCATTGTTTTATTTTGGAGAAAGCTAATTAATTAAtcctttgtttttttataaaattaagGAAACAGATGTTTCGATCAAAATTGATACCTCACCAAATACTACTACGTTTGATTAGGCGTCACCAAGTTAAGGTTTTGCCGTACTTCTCGTGACCAACCCATTGTTTACACGTATGCATAAAACGATGCTATTTGAGCTTTTAACACGACTCGAAGACAATATGAAATAAGCATTTTAAGATTGACAGCTACTTATTTTGGACTAATATGACACAAGTTGCTAACTTTGCGACTAACAAATATGTtagattttttattaaaaaaaatatgttagattttaatttttaatgagTTAATCTAGTCCTCACTCATATTGCAGCTATTCTCAACGATTTTAATTTCGAGCTTTTATATTTCTTTAACTGACATGCTTATTAATTTGACAATTGACTGATTAGTTACATGATTTGACTCAGTTACTATGCACGCTAACACGCTTGCCATTCCTTTGCTCAAGTAGAAAGCTTGAGCTTAATTTCCTcccaaaaggaagaaaaaaattaactaaaagGTAAAACAAAGGTCTTCTTGATCACATCCTTTAgctgtttttttgttgttgttttttataCAACATCCTTTAGTTGTtacaagaaaaaactgttgtccgttttaaacttttaataaagagaaaatagCCAAAATATCTTGATTAACAAATGCATAAAACAATCCTCTGAGAGGTTTTAACACGACTGGATATGAAGTAAGCATTTTAAGATTGCCAGCTACTTATCCTGGACTAAAATATGACACAAGTTGTGCGAATGACAAATATGTTATATGTCAATTTTTAATGAGTTATTTTAATCCTAGCTCATATTTCAACTGTTCTAAAAAAATGTAGTTTCGAGCTTTGCTTTTATTATCTCTTTAAAATCCTTATTAATCTTAATTTGATATTCAATCACATATTTAACTTGGCGTTTATATACATGGTATATAAACTAGCAATTTTATATATTAGTGAGATTCGAACGCATGATTTTCACGGGTGTCATAAGTAGAAAGCTTAAGCATAATTTCTTCTCAAGAGGAAGACAAAAGTTTAACCAAAAGTGAAACAAACAGTCTTCTTGATCACATCCTTTAGCTGTTACAGGAAAAAACTGTTCTCTGTTCTAATAAAGAGCAAGGAGCCAAAATATTTACCTTGATTAACAAGTCTCACAAATAAAGATTGATCACCCTTCATTCAGGGCTTCAGGGCTTCACACTTCACACTGCCTCCAATGCCAAACATCAACCCACCTGTACAATCCACACCACCTTTGGTCCCACCAGACTCATTTCCTGCCATACGTGTCAACCTCTAGTCTCGTTATGCATGGCACCTCCCACGACACCACTCACCACCCATCACttttatactctctctctctatcaccACCCTTCAACTCCACTCAGCTCTCcccctcttctttctcttcctctgccCACAGTTTCCTTAGAACTCTGGGTTTTCTTGAACCCGGCCTGTTGCTCACTCTTCATGGCGGTCCGTCTGTCTAAGCTGCTGGTTCTCTTTGTAGCACTGGTTATACAAACCACTGTAGGAGGAGGAGGTCGAGCCGCCGCTAGGCTCGACTTCTGGGACTCTGCAATCCGGTTGCCTTCGGAGAAGGATAAGACCGAAGGTACTGATAAACAATCCGGGACAACATGGGCGGTTCTCGTAGCAGGTTCAAAGGGTTATGGAAATTACAGGCATCAGGTGTGTGTGATATCAATTTTATTTGTTCTTACTctctgttttggttttgggtttatTGATTCACATACATATGCATATATGTACAGGCGGATGTTTGTCACGCATATCAGATACTGAGAAAAGGAGGGCTGAAGGAGGAGAACATAGTGGTGTTCATGTATGATGACATCGCCATGCATGAGATGAATCCCAGGAAAGGCATCATCATCAACCATCCACAAGGTCATGATGTTTATGCCGGCGTCCCAAAGGTACCAAAAGCTAGCTGcagttttccttcttttttttttttcccctcaaaTCAATGATAATATTATTAAATATTGTAGAAGTTGAATATGCTTTCTCTGTCTagtatcattcatacttatctGACCAAAAAAACAGTGGGTACGATATGTTTTTTTCTTAATCATGGTTGCCACGTGTGAGACTGTGAGCTAAGTGATTAGTTATTTAACGAGGACAAAACCATAAGCTAGCTTGTGTTTATATCAAGCTTACCACAAGCCCACAAGGTTTAGCAAAAAAGACATTACTTATTATTGTCCCTACCCGACTACTTTTATGATTTAAGATTTAGACGAATTGAAAAAGATTCTAAAGTTTTTCAACGGGCAAGTATATGTGACATGACTTTTgatagattttttctttttttgaacgCGTGGTGTCAGTTCATTAATAGTAAAATAGGAAACATTATAAATATGACTCACCCGGAGAaataataaattatatatatttttctgaaACGAAAAATAATTTAGATATTAAAGCCTTTGAGATACCCAGAGTTTACAATGTCAAATAGCAACGCCCTAGAGGCGGCAGCAGGAACCCTCTCAACCCAAGATATATTATGAGGGATAGAATGGCCTAGATTTGCAATTGCATCCGCGATGAAATTTACTTCTCTAAAAACATGTCTAAAAGTAATTGAATGAAAAGCTAAATGTCCAGTGATGTGTGTATTGGAGTCACAGTGATTAAGTTAGAGGTCATGGCAGGTGCATCTTTGTGTGGGTGGTAAGTTATAGCATGAATTCTGATTGGTGAGTGATGATATTGATCTATGACCTGTGTCTCTGGCTTGTCTAACTTTTAAGCAAGCTTTTCCATTTTGCAAATTTGTCCAACTGTTTAGCTCATTTTTCAATGCTGGCCTCCGTTTTACAGTAATTCTCAAACTTGAATCTTTTCTCTAGGAGGGTGTGAAGTTAAATAATTCAGAATTATTAGGACTGGTCCGACCCATCCTCCAAGTAAACCAAATGAAAAAATTAATATTGATATATAGTACATAAATCAATAATACAATACATAATATTGTTGAAGtgcctattaaaaaaaaaattgcctctTACTGCCCCTCATCTGTCTTATTATCACCTTTTAATAAATACAGAGGACTGATGACATTGGTTCTCTTGTGATGTAGAACATCACTTGGACTAATCCAATCACCCTAGCTAACCTCATTGGTTCGTTCAGTTTATTGAAATTTCAGTAGTAAGGACAAGGATACAATGAAAAGAGGTCATATATCCAACATAGCTAGCTTCAAGCTTGGTTGTTGATTTGTCTATTGAGCTTTACTTTGAATTGGAATCTCATATACTTTTGGTATTATATGCTGTAGGATTACACCGGCGCGCATGTAACTGCTGCGAACCTGTATGCAGTACTTCTT contains these protein-coding regions:
- the LOC112176022 gene encoding hsp70-Hsp90 organizing protein 3, with amino-acid sequence MADEAKAKGNAAYSAGDYTAAITHFTEAINLAPTNHVLYSNRSASYASLHKYSDALSDAKKTVELKPDWVKGYSRLGSAHHGLGHFDDAVSAYKKGLEIDPNNAALKEGLAESQSAAARAARARAPPPTNLFGDAFSGPQMWAKLTADPSTRAFMQQPDFVNMMQEIQKNPSNLNLYLKDQRVMQALGVLLNVKLQGGASEDDDMPDFPSERTRSAEAAAEPQKKEEKKPEPMEVREEEKEARKRKAEALKEKEAGNAAYKKKDFDTAIQHYTKAMEIDDEDISYLLNRAATYLEMGQYDECIEDCDKAVEKGREVRADFKMIAKALTRKGTAIVKTAKTSKDYEPAIEIFQKALTEHRNPDTLKKLNDAEKAKKDLEQQEYFDPKLADEEREKGNEFFKQQKYPEAIGHYTESLRRNPKDPKAYSNRAACYTKLGAMPEGLKDAEKCIELDPTFSKGYTRKGAVQFFMREYDKALETYQEGLKHDPGNQDLLDGVRRCVEQINKASRGDLSADELKERQAKGMQDPEIQNILSDPVMRQVLVDFQENPKAAQEHSKNPMVMAKIQKLVSAGIVQIK
- the LOC112176024 gene encoding legumain gives rise to the protein MNNASASSSLRAAFSHCVQQVRNYDYHHYLCLLELPHNMRKAAFAVRALNVETARAMDVASDPRIGLMRLVWWQEAIDKIYANKSIEHPTALALLSVVHENKISKGWLKRSVEARINDARKEIGDAPEKIEDLEKYAEDTMSTNLYMTLQAGGIRSTAADHAASHIGKASGLLLLIKSLPYHANRNRHFSYIPTEVAAKHGLLVKHGGQAEILLDSRESLSEAVFEMASVANVHLQKARDLAGTVPAEAHPVLLPAVPAQVLLDSLRRVNFDVFDPRLARGILGLQGFTLHTASNAKHQPTCTIHTTFGPTRLISCHTCQPLVSLCMAPPTTPLTTHHFYTLSLYHHPSTPLSSPPLLSLPLPTVSLELWVFLNPACCSLFMAVRLSKLLVLFVALVIQTTVGGGGRAAARLDFWDSAIRLPSEKDKTEGTDKQSGTTWAVLVAGSKGYGNYRHQADVCHAYQILRKGGLKEENIVVFMYDDIAMHEMNPRKGIIINHPQGHDVYAGVPKDYTGAHVTAANLYAVLLGDKKAVKGGSGKVVASKPNDRIFLFYSDHGGPGVLGMPNMPFLYAMDFIKVLKKKHASGSYKEMVIYVEACESGSVFEGIMPSDLNIYVTTASNAQENSFGTYCPGMNPPPPPEYITCLGDLYSVAWMEDSEIHNLKKETLKQQYLTVKKRTSNFNNYNIGSHVMQYGNKNLTEEKLYLYLGFDPASANFPPNNGQLEQHMEVVNQRDAEIFFMWQLYKRSEHGSEKKRKILKQIREIMKHRNHIDGSIKFIGTFLYGPENRATLLNFVRPLGLPLVDDWECLKSMVRVFETHCGSLTQYGMKHMRAFANICNSGVSQAQMEEASWAACDGHDLGRLHPSNKGYSA